From a single Apium graveolens cultivar Ventura chromosome 2, ASM990537v1, whole genome shotgun sequence genomic region:
- the LOC141708307 gene encoding uncharacterized protein LOC141708307 codes for MGPVDAFLEVLSIGEVMLGVCVFMSPVWIAFVLGLMVGWAWKPRWVSSVMLKLQSLLSFSPALVSPVVTIKDLTSAQRSDSLEVQTTKIDSSALNVGSKKEELVKLKTEETHSLRSSHAEKDEGLAVTEEDFKHLSRLVDRKDGGLPWRHIMEGSTDDMSYQAWIREPETGPPQYCTRTVYEDATPEMLRDFFWDDEFRLKWDDMIVHAETVKECPTTGTMIVHWIRKFPFFCSDREYIIGRRIWEAGRSYYCVTKGVPFSSIARRQKPRRVDLFYSSWFIKAVESRKGNGQLSACEVILFHHEDMGIPWEIAKFGVRRGMWGAVRTNERGFRAYQKERASELPLSRCTFMAQINTKIDPGHLKYLEGDVNLEETEVAKPPEKQAGMNIPKLIVFGGAVALACSLDQGLLTKAVIFSVARRFGNIGRGAFPR; via the exons ATGGGTCCAGTCGATGCTTTTCTTGAGGTGTTGAGCATTGGTGAAGTTATGTTAGGGGTTTGTGTGTTTATGAGTCCTGTTTGGATTGCTTTTGTTCTTGGACTTATGGTTGGTTGGGCGTGGAAACCTAGATGGGTCAGCTCAGTTATGCTAAAGTTACAATCTTTATTATCTTTCTCACCAGCTTTGGTTTCTCCAGTGGTGACAATTAAAGATTTGACCTCAGCTCAGAGGTCTGATTCTTTGGAAGTTCAGACTACAAAAATTGACTCTTCTGCTTTGAATGTTGGATCAAAAAAAGAGGAGCTTGTTAAGTTGAAAACTGAGGAGACTCACTCTTTGAG ATCATCACATGCTGAAAAGGATGAGGGACTTGCTGTGACTGAAGAAGATTTCAAGCATTTATCCCGTCTAGTGGATAGAAAAGACGGTGGATTGCCATGGAGACATATAATGGAAGGTTCAACTGACGATATGAGCTACCAGGCATGGATACGGGAACCAGAG ACTGGCCCTCCTCAATATTGTACCAGAACTGTGTACGAGGATGCCACACCCGAAATGCTAAGAGATTTCTTCTGGGATGATGAGTTCCGACTCAAGTGGGATGACATGATTGTTCATGCTGAAACTGTGAAAGAATGCCCTACGACGGGAACAATGATTGTGCACTGGATACGGAAA TTTCCTTTTTTCTGTAGTGATAGAGAATACATCATTGGACGTCGGATATGGGAAGCAGGAAGATCATACTACTGCGTGACTAAG GGAGTGCCATTCTCTTCTATTGCCAGACGACAAAAACCAAGACGTGTTGACCTGTTTTACTCGAGCTGGTTCATTAAAGCAG TTGAATCAAGGAAAGGAAATGGCCAGCTGAGTGCATGTGAAGTGATACTTTTCCATCATGAAGATATGGGTATTCCATGGGAAATTGCCAAATTTGGAGTCAGGCGTGGGATGTGGGGAGCTGTCAGGACAAATGAACGTGGTTTTCGAGCCTACCAGAAGGAAAGAGCATCTGAGTTACCACTTTCTCGCTGTACTTTTATGGctcagatcaacactaaaattGATCCCGGCCACCTAAAGTACTTGGAAGGTGATGTGAACCTAGAAGAGACTGAAGTAGCCAAGCCACCTGAGAAGCAAGCTGGTATGAACATACCAAAGCTCATAGTCTTTGGCGGTGCTGTTGCCCTAGCTTGTAGCCTTG